The window GCCACGCGAACTGGATGTTACAGCCACCCTGGATGCCGAGTTCGCGAATCACTTCGAGCGCCGCGTCGCGCATCTCCTGGTGGCCCTCGTCCGGGATGACCTGCGACGGCGTGACGACCGTCGACTCCCCGGTGTGGATGCCCATCGGGTCGAGGTTCTCCATGTTGCAGATGATGATACACGAGTCGTCGGCGTCGCGCATCACCTCGTACTCCAGTTCGACCCAGCCGTCGATGGACTCGGTGATCATCACCTCGCTGTTGCGCGAGAGGCGCAGGCCCTTGCGGACGCGCTCGCGCATCTCGTCCATCTCGTGGATGACGCCCGACCCCGCGCCACCCAGCGTGTACGTCGTCCGCATGATGGCGGGAAGGCCACCGACCGTGTCGACAGCGTCGTCGATCTCGTCGCTGCTGTTGATGGTGACGGACTCGGGCACGGGCTGGCCGATGGACTCCATCCGCTCGCGGAAGAGGTCACGATCCTCCGTCGCGTAGATGGTGTCCAGCGGCGTGCCCATGATGTCGACATCGAACTCGTCGAGGACACCCTCCTCGGCGAGTTCGGCGGTGACGTTCAGCCCCGTCTGTCCGCCGAGGCCGGCGATGACGCCGTCCGGGCGCTCCGCCTCGATGACCTCGGCGATGGCCTCGGTGGTGATGGGCTCGACGTACACCTCGTCGGCCATCTCCGGGTCGGTCATGATGGTCGCGGGATTCGAGTTGACGAGGACGACTCGGGCGCCCTCCTCCTGCAGGGCGCGACACGCCTGCGCGCCGGAGTAGTCGAACTCGGCGGCCTGTCCGATCTGAATCGGTCCGCTCCCGATAAGTAGGATGGTCCGGTCCTCGCCGGTTACGCTCATTACCGCGACCTGGTCCGCACATCGTAATAAGGGCGACGAAACGTTACGAATCTCGGAACCTCGTTTCGAAATTCGCAAACCTTACGGCGACCCACCGCGCCCCCGGCGAACCGCGAGCAGCCCCACCAGCCCGAGTACCCCGAAGAGCGCCGCGAGCGGCCCGAACCCGGGGGCCCCGGCGTCCGTCACCGAGAGCGTCGTTCCGGGCGGTGGCGCGGTGACGGTCGGGGTCGGCGACGGGGGTGGGAGCTGGGCCGTCCGAGCGAGGAGCTGCCCGTCGTCCGACGGGAACGGCCTGTCGGTGGGGCCGTCCCCGCCGGGACCGTCGAACTGCCCGTTCCGGTTGCTGTCGTAGACGGCGATGAGCCGAACCGGGCGCGGCGCCTCCTCGTCGCGTGGCTGTATCGGAATCGTCCCGTTCACCCGGACCGGCTCACCGGCGGTGACGGGAAACGCGATGTACCGACCGCTTCGGTTCTGTACGACCACGTAGCCCGGTCCTGGGAAGTGGGCAGTGACCCCGAACCGGATGGTCGAGCCCTCCGGCCCGCGACGGACCCGGCGGACGGTCGCGTCACGTAGCGTCGGCCGCTGGCCCACCAGCGCCTCCGCGCGGTGGAAGGTCGTCCCGTTCCGGGCGAGCGTCAGTGTCAGCGTTCGACCGGCCGGCAGGGGACCGAGGTCGAACGTGGCGTCGGGGGTGCCCTCCGGCCGGTCCAGGGTTCCTCGCTCGGCCGGGAACGTCCGCTGGGCCAGCGTCTCGTTCCCCGACTGGACCCGGAGCGTCAGTTCCGAGTTCACCGCGAGGTTCGACCCTACCCGCGCGACGAACGTCCCGTCCGTCCCGACGACGGCCAGCTCCCGGGTCCCATCGACCGACGCGTTCCGCGCGACCGCGACAACGCCGTCGGGCTCCCCGACGACGAGCCGCCCCTCGTGCCGCTCCGGGTCGCCGCCGGGGACGGTCAGCGACGGGCGCAGGAAGGTATCCGAGTCGTTCGCCGGCCGGACGGTCTCACCACCCTGGCGGAGCCGCAACCGGCCGGTGTCGAGCACGACGTAGAACGTGTCGTTCCCCCGGTCGGCGACGGTCGACACCCCCGGACCCAGGAGCGCCACACCGGGAGAGGTACCGGAGTCGGCCTCCCTCTCGGTGCCGTCATCGACCGGCTCCGGACCGCCGGGCCGCTCGGCGATCACGGCGAAGCGCCCCCCGGTGGCGTTCGCTGCACGGAGGAGTCGCTGGGTCGCGTTCGACCCGGTGACGTTCGCGTACGCCCGTGCGAGCCGCGCCGAACGGAGCTCCAGTGCCGCCACCTCGTCGGGAACGACGACCGAGGACCGTTCCAGTTCCCTCGCCCCGATGCCACGCCGGAGCTCCCCGGCGGTGCGAAGCTCGCCGGCGAGCGCGGGTGCCGCGCGGTAGGTGGCGATCTCCCGATCCGGCCCGGGGTCGACCGGCCGGGCGAGGAGGTCGAACCACTCGGTCCGGCGGCTGGTACCGTTCCGCGTCGACCGTTCGAGCGCCACCTGGTACCTGCCCGGCACGTCGAGTTCACCGTCGCAGCCACCGTCTACCTCCAGCGCAGCCGTGTCCAGCAGGAGTCGGAACGAACCGCTCTCGGCGTCGGCGAGCACCCGGTGCCGGCTCTCGCGGAGGTCGACACGGAGCCGCTCACAGGAGGTTCCGGATGGGCTGGTGACGTTCAGGCTCGCGTCCGTCGCGTCCAGTGCCTGGAAGAACCGGACCGTCGCGTTCGGTCCCGTCGTGTCGGCGTACTCGGCGCCGAGCCGCTCGGCCGCGAACGCCACCACCAGCGTATCACTGACTCGGACGCGGTCGTCGACCTCCAGTTCCCCGGCCCGGTGGGCCGTGGCCACGTCGTCGACCCCGTCGAGTGCGTCGTACGAGCGAGCCGAGCCGACGAGTAGCGTCAGGTTCCCGCCGGTAGCGTTCTCGTGGGGCTCGACGACGCTCGCGGGCGCGCTCGGGGCGCTGCTACCGGCGACGCCGGCCACGGCGACGAACGGTGTGATCGTCGTCAGAACGGTCACGAATACCACGGACAGGACGATGAGCCGCCGTCGACGGGGCAGCCGCTGGTCGGCCGACCCGGTACCGGTCGTGGAGGGCATCGGTTGAGAGGAACGGCCCGGCTGGTAAGTGTCTTTACGCCCTCGTCTGCGGACGGGAACTGGACGGGGAGAAACGGCCGACGGGCCGGCTCACTGCGGCTCGTCGAGTCGATAGCGGTAGGGGTGGTCCCTGATGACCTCCACCTCGCCGGCCTCGGCCTGCCGGCCGAGCACCGTGGCGATGCGGTGGGCACTCTCGAACTCCTCGCCGTGCTCCTCCAGCAGGTCGAGAATCTCGCGCGCGGTCAGGGGCTGCTCCGCATCGGCGTCGGAGATGACCGACCGGATCCGCTCGAACTCACCCCGGCGTAAGCGCATGTGCATACATAACACCCCAACTATCATAGAACCCCGTCAGACAATCGTCAGACGCACGGCTGCCGAGAACCGCAGGAGGGCTCCGCGATAGCGTCCGTAGTGGACCGTCCGACGAATCGTCCGTCGGCCGCTCACCGCGTCGTTCGTGCTACCCACCGGTCCAGCAGGGGAGGTACTAATGGTTGCGGTCGGGAGCAATATATGGCGAGTACCGACCGAGCGGTCTCACGAGATACGGAGATGTCCGGAACGATACCGACCCCGACCAGGGACAACTCCGGAACATGGTCTGTCTCTTCATCAGTAACGTAGCCGGTTGTCGTCGACATCGCTCGGTTCCGACTCTATCGATACACCAACCGGGGAAAATTTTATTTAGATAATGAATACACAATGACATGCATGTCGGATACAGTCGAGATCACCGACCGCTCGGCGTTCAGCAGCCAGTCGCTCGGAATCCAGGTCGTATTCACCATCATAACGCTCGGGCTCTACCCGATATGGTGGTCGTACAAGACCGCGAAGATGCTCGACCGGGGGACGAATCAGGACCTCAGCCCGATCCTGGCGTTCATCCCCCTCGTGAACATCATCGTCTTCTGGCAGATATCGAAGGCCTCGGAACCACTCACCGACCAGGACGCGATGCCGGTGTTCCTGCTGTTCCTCTTCTTCGGCATCATCAGCTGGTACTGGGTCCAGAGCGGCATCAACTCCGCCGCGGCGTAGCTGCAGCCGCCTCGGAACCACCTTCTCCGCCCGGAAACATCGACGAGGGACCGGAGGACCGAACGCTCACGCCGGCTGATCGAACTCGTCCTCGAAGTCTCGCTCGGCCCGATACGCTTCGACGAACTCCGCGACATCGAACTGGAGCATCTCCTGTTCGAACTGCCTGGCCGCCGTCTCGTCCTCGGCGTGGCTCAGGGCGTGTTCCATCAGCTCCACGAGCAGTTCGACCACGACCTCGTGGAGCCGCCAGGCGTCGAAGTCCGCGAGCCACACCATCGCGTAGCCCACGGAGCCGTCGTCGCTGGTGTCCGCGCTCACGACGGCCTCGGGGAACTCCTCCAGCACCATCCCCATCACGTGGGGCGTGCCGAACTGGCCGAACTCGTCGGTCGTCTCGATAGCCGCCTCCAGGGTGCGGACCAGTTCCTCGGGCACCCATCGCGACAGCGGGTGGACGTCCATCACGACCGCGTGCGCCTCGCCGCAGTCGCAGGCGTACTCGCGCAGCCCCAGGTCCAGCTCGTGGGGAGTGACCGTCTCGCCACACGGGAGGTCCAGTTCCGTCCCGCGCCCGCCGGGTACGCGCGGCTCTGTCATCGGCCGCGCTTGGACGTGTGGCCGGGTAAAGGGGTCGGTCTGGGTTCGCACACACCGGAGTTTCGAGTGCAGGTCGGTTGATGACTCCCTCTGTTCGGGTTCCGGAGCGAGCGCTGTGCAGTCGAAACCACGGTGTGTGCGCGAAAACGGCGAACGCGCCTACTCAGTCATCCGCGATGACCGGGTCCTCGTCGTAGGCGAGCAGGCGGTCGAGCGCGTCGACCATCGCGCGCACCGAGGCGGTGGTGATATCGGAATCGCTGGCGGCGACGTTGACCGTGCGGTCACCCCGGGACATCGTCACCTCGACCGTGACGACGGCGTCGGTGCCGCCGGTGATGGCGTCGACGTGGTACTCGTCGAGCTGGGCGTCGGCGGCGGTGCCGAGCGCGTTGCGGACCGCGGAGAGCGCGGCGTCGACCGGGCCGGAGCCGGTGCCCGCGGCGGTGCGCTCCTCGCCCTGTACGCGGAGCCGGACGCTCGCGGTGGGCGTGCCGGAGCCGGAGGCGGCCGTGAGGTCGAGCAGTTCGACCCGGCGCTCGCGCTCCTGCCCGCTGACCTCCTCGGCGATGGCGAGCAGGTCGGCGTCCGTGACGCGCTTGC of the Haloglomus salinum genome contains:
- a CDS encoding DUF4234 domain-containing protein, producing the protein MSDTVEITDRSAFSSQSLGIQVVFTIITLGLYPIWWSYKTAKMLDRGTNQDLSPILAFIPLVNIIVFWQISKASEPLTDQDAMPVFLLFLFFGIISWYWVQSGINSAAA
- a CDS encoding DUF5815 family protein; the encoded protein is MTEPRVPGGRGTELDLPCGETVTPHELDLGLREYACDCGEAHAVVMDVHPLSRWVPEELVRTLEAAIETTDEFGQFGTPHVMGMVLEEFPEAVVSADTSDDGSVGYAMVWLADFDAWRLHEVVVELLVELMEHALSHAEDETAARQFEQEMLQFDVAEFVEAYRAERDFEDEFDQPA